A stretch of Apostichopus japonicus isolate 1M-3 chromosome 9, ASM3797524v1, whole genome shotgun sequence DNA encodes these proteins:
- the LOC139973350 gene encoding uncharacterized protein, whose amino-acid sequence MPLVIDTITFLIQCLKKWMNGDDVDNRDDVENGGYVDNGDQELEFRDIFDAVINLYREFERIKAGGNGNVQLRNTCRLRLNEMKRVYGYDLPNASARIDYSDIYTQWSYMYVYMLRHIHLVSYALDETVGNGILTDPEASHSPTVCMIGGGPGTDVLGLSVHLRKYGHKTPLSSGVYVLDKYTKWQTGWDWLHMFLPKRYQDGIPQVNYRGFDFKNNELSVEQQQILKKANIVTMIKSLSPVAAWLKERPKLFKFVIGPTGRPTSTVYEWHSVFSILKHMKKGAFLLYIDNRTGPQRKILMEAVDCFNFDKLYDKVLTDQRMPTSIFSPKANQFKREINYNPCTIAGINEVILVRKK is encoded by the exons ATGCCTCTGGTTATAGACACCATAACGTTTTTGATTCAATGTTTGAAGAAATGGATGAATGGAGATGATGTAGATAATAGAGATGATGTAGAAAATGGAGGTTATGTAGATAATGGAGATCAGGAACTGGAGTTTCGTGATATATTCGATGCAGTGATCAACCTTTACAGAGAGTTTGAAAGGATCAAAGCTGGTGGCAATGGTAATGTGCAACTGAGAAATACCTGCAGGTTGCGTTTGAATGAAATGAAGCGAGTTTATGGATATGATTTACCGAACGCCTCCGCGAGAATCGACTACTCTGACATCTACACCCAGTGGAGTTACATGTACGTCTACATGTTACGTCATATCCATCTTGTCTCTTACGCTTTAGATGAAACCGTCGGTAATGGCATTTTGACTGACCCAGAAGCTAGCCATTCTCCAACTGTGTGCATGATTGGAGGTGGGCCGGGCACTGATGTACTTGGGTTGAGCGTTCATCTTAGGAAATATGGACATAAAACACCATTAAGCTCTGGAGTGTATGTTCTTGATAAGTATACCAAGTGGCAAACCGGTTGGGATTGGCTTCATATGTTTCTTCCGAAAAGGTACCAAGATGGTATACCCCAAGTCAACTACCGCGGATTCGATTTCAAGAACAATGAACTGTCTGTTGAACAGCAGCAGATATTGAAGAAAGCAAATATCGTTACGATGATAAAGTCTCTCTCACCTGTCGCCGCCTGGCTGAAGGAACGTCCAAAGTTGTTCAAAT TTGTCATTGGACCAACTGGACGACCAACATCAACGGTGTATGAATGGCATTCCGTCTTCAGCATACTGAAACATATGAAGAAAGGGGCTTTCCTGCTCTATATCGACAATCGAACAGGTCCTCAAAGAAAAATTCTCATGGAAGCCGTGGATTGTTTTAACTTTGATAAACTTTACGATAAAGTTCTTACCGATCAAAGAATGCCAACTAGTATTTTCTCCCCTAAGGCAAACCAGTTTAAGAGAGAGATTAATTATAATCCTTGTACAATAGCTGGCATTAATGAGGTTATATTAGTGAGAAAGAAATGA
- the LOC139973351 gene encoding uncharacterized protein, with the protein MAGNNFESLFRSLRIHSNDNEDLRNIFDAVVAIYSQWEHQYNDRELQKICLSRMKKISKIYRHLRSEQLRIDFEDRFTQWAYMYLFMMRHVHLVYYALDVTVQERLMFVRPYGRPPAVCMIGGGPGSDILGLCVFLRKHGCTTPLSGQVNVLDKCIEWNWSWETLQPLLPNIYRYCIPQVSYRQFDYTVNELSLTNQNIVSGAKIVTMIKSLSPVAAWLRTVQKSSRWSYRPDGRLRVIIDEWHSVFSILKHMTAGAFLLYIDNQTGPQREILMETVRFFNFEVKFDRVLHNVRMPTEIFSPDARKLMSMMNFRPCTTAGTNEVILLQKISM; encoded by the exons ATGGCGGGTAACAACTTCGAAAGCCTATTTCGATCGCTCAGAATTCACAGCAACGATAACGAGGATCTTCGCAATATTTTTGACGCTGTCGTTGCAATTTACAGTCAATGGGAACATCAATATAATGACCGAGAGTTGCAGAAAATATGTCTGTCACGCATGAAAAAGATCAGCAAAATCTACAGGCATCTTCGTTCAGAGCAATTGAGGATTGATTTTGAGGACAGGTTTACTCAATGGGCTTATATGTACTTGTTCATGATGCGCCATGTTCATCTAGTTTACTATGCTCTTGATGTCACGGTTCAAGAGCGACTAATGTTTGTAAGACCATATGGTCGACCACCAGCAGTTTGTATGATTGGTGGTGGACCGGGCAGTGATATTCTGGGTTTATGTGTATTCCTCCGAAAACATGGATGTACAACCCCACTATCCGGTCAAGTCAACGTCCTTGACAAGTGCATTGAATGGAACTGGTCATGGGAAACTTTGCAGCCTCTTCTTCCAAACATTTACCGCTATTGTATACCGCAGGTGAGCTATCGTCAATTCGATTACACAGTAAATGAACTTTCTTTGACCAATCAGAATATCGTTTCCGGCGCAAAAATTGTTACCATGATCAAATCACTGTCTCCTGTCGCAGCTTGGTTGAGAACTGTACAGAAATCATCCCGAT GGAGTTACCGTCCAGATGGCCGTCTTCGAGTGATCATTGACGAATGGCATTCTGTCTTCAGCATCCTCAAACACATGACAGCAGGTGCCTTCCTACTATATATTGATAACCAAACAGGACCTCAGAGAGAAATTCTAATGGAAACTGTAcgatttttcaattttgaagtaaaatttgaCAGAGTTCTTCATAATGTTCGGATGCCCACTGAAATTTTCTCTCCGGATGCTCGTAAATTGATGAGCATGATGAATTTTAGGCCATGTACAACTGCCGGCACAAATGAAGTAATATTACTACAAAAAATCTCAATGTAG